AGCTACGAAGTGCCGGGCTCCAAGCTGGTGCCCGACCTCGTAACGCACGGCCAGGTGCGGTGGTTTACGAAGCCGCTGCAGCATCCGGCTATCATCCAGAAAATCACGCTGGAAAGTTTTGACAACATTGTCGCGCCGACGTTTGTGGGAATTACGGCGGAAGTGAGCGATGCAGCCCCCGACGTGAGGAGGGGGAAAACGTCGGAGTCTGCGGTTGAACCCACCCGCCTCGTCACCTCGGCGGCTACGAGCGGAAATAACATTCGCGTCCTCCTCGTGGGCGGGGGGAGTTCGCACGATTTTGGCAAATGGTTTAATCAAGCCGACACCGCCACGTTGGCTGCGAACGGAAGCACGTCGGTTAACTACACGGAACAAATTCCGACGGTTTTATCCATGCTCAAAGACCTGGATGTACTTTACCTAAGCAACAATCAACCGATGGCCGATCCCGCGCTGCGAAAAGGAATCTTCGACTTTGCCGACTCAGGGAAAGGCCTGCTGCTGGTTCATCCGGCGCTTTGGTACAATTGGAACGATTGGCCGGAGTACAACCGCGTGCTGGTTGGCGGTGGCGCGCGAGGCCACGATAAGTATGGCGAGTTCGAGGTGACGGTGACTGAACCTGATCATGCACTGATGGCGGGGGTGCCGAAGAATTTCAAAATCGCCGACGAACTTTACAACTTCATTCCAGACGAGCAGGGGACGCCCATTCAAGTTCTGGCGACGGGCACAAGCCCGATCTCGGGCAAAACTTTTCCTGTCGTTTGGATTACAAAGCATTCCAAGGCGCGCATTGTTTGCATCACACTTGGCCACGATGGCAAGGCGCACGAACATCCCACTTACAAAGCTCTTCTAAAGAACAGCCTGAAGTGGGCGGCGGGAAGGTAACCATTAACAAATAACTCTCCTGCGTCCCGCCGGCAGAGGCCAAAGAAAACAAAGGGAGATTTGAAATTCCAGCTTAGCGTTTAACGCTTGTTCGTTCCCAGAGCCAGTTGAAATCCTGCCTTCCCAAAGCGTCGAACCCCGGTCCGCCAGAATAAGCGCGATTTGGAATCTGCTTGATGGTGGGGAAATTGATCCAGCCACCGCGCCATTTGTGGATTTCAGAATGGCCGTCGGCGAATGAAATGCCGCAGGCGCCGTCGTGGTAGGTGGCGGGCGAGTCGCCCCAACCACCCGAGTTCCCGGATGTGTTAAGATAAAAACCATCGTTGATGCTGTTAGGGTGCTCGTCCAGCATCACGAAGATTTTCACCGGTTGAGGAATGAGGGCGACTTTACGGAACTGGCGATAACCGCTATCGAAAGTGTTGACGGTGGCTTGTTGATCGGCAGCCGAGGGTGAGAACGGCCCCATGTAAGCATTCATCGACAGACTCCGCGTGCGTTCCTTCCAACCGGCCGCCCTCTGGCTCGGATCGAGGAAATGATCTGCCGGACATTTGTAAATGCCGAGGTTTCGGGAACTGTACGGAGCGATCAGGCCGTTCTTGATCAGATCGGTATTGGTAACCGATTGATCCAGGCTCCAACTCATATTGTTGTTGACCCAATTGCGATAAGTCTTGCCGGCGATCTCGGCAGCGGTTTCGCTGACGCCGAAGTTGTTGACGCATTTGTCGTTGTTGTCGTCGGCGTAGAGCAGCCAGGCGAGCATCAATTGTTTGCCGTTGCTCATGCACAAGGTGGCTTGCGCCTTGATCTTGGCCTTGCCGAGCGCAGGCAACAACAAGCCAGCTAGAATGGCAATGATGGCAATGACGACGAGCAGTTCAATCAAAGTAAATCCGTGCCGCTTGGCTGCGACGCAGTAATTTTCCGTGGCAGCAGTTCTTGAGTGTTCTTTCATAACGTTCGGCTGGATGCTTTTCCTTCCGTCCGGCACACAACCGGAGTCCAGCATCTGCCTGAGCGTAGTACGGTGATCAGACCCGGTCAACTGTGCGTCTGACTGCACAGGTTCAGGGTGCGCCTGGACCAACATGCAAGACTTGACGGTGCCAAGGAAAAACCAAACACTTTCCGCACTATGCAACCAACACGACTGTTCATCCTATTCGTCACGGCATTTTCTCTCGCCGCCAACGCCCAGTTCCTTGAGCAGAAACCCAACGATCCGTATTTCGCGAAATTCAACCCTAGGTCCGGGCCGCAACCATCGCGTCGCGTGCTACAACTGGGAGATCGCCTTGCGATCTGCGGCGATTCCATCACGGAGCAGAAAATGTATTCACGGATCATGGAAACCTACCTGACCGTTTGCGAGCCAGATTTGGCTGTTACCGTCCGCCAATACGGCTGGGGTGGTGAGACGATGCCGGGCTTTCTGGCGCGCATGACGAATGATTGTTTGCGTTTCAGACCAACCATCGCCACGACTTGTTATGGCATGAACGATCACGGCTACCGTGCTTACGCCCCGGAGATCGGCCAGCGCTATCGCGAAGCTTCCCTTGCCGTCGTTCGCGCGCTCAAACACGCGGGCGCGAGGGTGGTACTCGGTTCGCCGGGTTGCGTCGGACCAAAGGTGCCATGGGCCAAGGGGTCAGCGGAGGAGTTGAATTTGAACCTGGCTGAACTGCGCAACATCGACATTGAAATCGCGATTGCTGAGAAGATCGGGTTTGCCGATGTCTTTTGGCCGATGTTCAAGACTGAATTTGCCGCGCACAAAAAATACGGGCCGGATTATTTGATCGCGGGCAAGGATGCCGTCCATCCCAATTGGGCTGGTCATCTTGTCATGGCTTACGCGTTCCTGAAAGCGTTCGGTCTGAATGGCGACATCGGCACCATCACGGTTAAACTCGATGTTGACAGGGCAAGCGTCTCGCGCGGGCACGAACTCCTGGCGTTCAACAATGGCGTGGCTCAGATCAAGAGCCGTCGCTATCCGTTTTGCGCCGCCGGTGGCGACTTGTCGAAAGATGACAACATCC
Above is a window of Verrucomicrobiota bacterium DNA encoding:
- a CDS encoding prepilin-type N-terminal cleavage/methylation domain-containing protein, with the protein product MKEHSRTAATENYCVAAKRHGFTLIELLVVIAIIAILAGLLLPALGKAKIKAQATLCMSNGKQLMLAWLLYADDNNDKCVNNFGVSETAAEIAGKTYRNWVNNNMSWSLDQSVTNTDLIKNGLIAPYSSRNLGIYKCPADHFLDPSQRAAGWKERTRSLSMNAYMGPFSPSAADQQATVNTFDSGYRQFRKVALIPQPVKIFVMLDEHPNSINDGFYLNTSGNSGGWGDSPATYHDGACGISFADGHSEIHKWRGGWINFPTIKQIPNRAYSGGPGFDALGRQDFNWLWERTSVKR
- a CDS encoding SGNH/GDSL hydrolase family protein; this translates as MQPTRLFILFVTAFSLAANAQFLEQKPNDPYFAKFNPRSGPQPSRRVLQLGDRLAICGDSITEQKMYSRIMETYLTVCEPDLAVTVRQYGWGGETMPGFLARMTNDCLRFRPTIATTCYGMNDHGYRAYAPEIGQRYREASLAVVRALKHAGARVVLGSPGCVGPKVPWAKGSAEELNLNLAELRNIDIEIAIAEKIGFADVFWPMFKTEFAAHKKYGPDYLIAGKDAVHPNWAGHLVMAYAFLKAFGLNGDIGTITVKLDVDRASVSRGHELLAFNNGVAQIKSRRYPFCAAGGDLSKDDNIRSAMTLIPFNQDLNRFTLVAKGGMAKNYKVTWGEETKSYSAEQLEKGVNLADDFPINPFSEAFAKVDAAVAAKQAYETKQIKQLFHGEEGRADMAATVALTEKARAPLAAAIRINFVPVNHTIKIVAE